In Campylobacter suis, the following proteins share a genomic window:
- the hslV gene encoding ATP-dependent protease subunit HslV yields the protein MFHATTILAYKGKDKSVIGGDGQVSFGNTVLKGNAVKIRSIRDGKVLAGFAGSTADAFNLFDMFENKLDQAKGDLVKAVIEFSKEWRKDKYLRKLEAMMLVLNRDKIFLLSGTGDVIEPEDGKIAAIGSGGNYALSAARALDRLADIDAEILVTESLKIAGEICIYTNTNIKTYVIKDEK from the coding sequence GTGTTTCACGCAACAACCATTTTAGCCTACAAAGGCAAAGACAAATCAGTCATCGGAGGCGATGGGCAAGTGAGCTTTGGTAACACCGTGTTAAAAGGCAATGCTGTAAAAATTCGCAGTATCAGAGATGGTAAGGTCTTGGCTGGTTTTGCTGGAAGCACTGCCGATGCCTTTAATCTCTTTGATATGTTTGAAAACAAACTAGATCAAGCTAAAGGGGATTTGGTAAAGGCTGTGATAGAGTTTAGCAAAGAGTGGCGTAAAGACAAATACCTACGAAAGCTTGAGGCCATGATGCTAGTGCTAAACCGCGATAAAATTTTCTTGCTAAGTGGCACGGGCGATGTTATAGAGCCAGAAGATGGCAAGATAGCAGCGATCGGAAGTGGCGGGAACTACGCACTTTCAGCGGCTCGCGCACTTGATAGACTAGCAGATATTGACGCTGAAATTTTAGTAACAGAGAGCCTAAAAATAGCGGGCGAAATTTGCATTTACACAAATACAAATATAAAAACTTATGTGATTAAGGACGAAAAGTAA
- the rplI gene encoding 50S ribosomal protein L9 — MKVLLIKDVKSLGKAGEIKEVKDGYGNNFLIGKGFAKAATPDVLRQYEAEQKRKAEELKYELANLEKLKSELEKVKVVIKKPLGANGALFGSVSKDDIAQELEKTHHLVVDKKSIEIDHHHLKAVGIYNLNVKLGHAINANLKVEVEGE; from the coding sequence TTGAAAGTATTACTTATAAAAGATGTAAAAAGTCTAGGAAAAGCGGGCGAGATAAAAGAGGTAAAAGACGGATACGGCAACAACTTCTTAATAGGCAAAGGCTTTGCAAAAGCTGCAACACCAGATGTTTTACGCCAGTATGAAGCAGAGCAAAAAAGAAAGGCCGAAGAGCTAAAATACGAGCTTGCAAATTTAGAAAAACTTAAATCAGAGCTTGAAAAAGTAAAAGTCGTTATCAAAAAGCCACTTGGTGCAAATGGAGCACTTTTTGGCTCGGTCTCAAAAGATGATATCGCACAAGAACTAGAAAAAACACACCACTTAGTTGTCGATAAAAAATCGATAGAAATCGATCACCATCACCTAAAAGCGGTTGGAATTTATAACCTAAATGTAAAACTAGGACACGCTATAAACGCAAATTTAAAAGTTGAAGTCGAGGGCGAGTAG
- the lptB gene encoding LPS export ABC transporter ATP-binding protein: MHKLQIKELKKMIKKTDIIKGISLEIQSGEVVGLLGPNGAGKTTTFYMICGLISPSSGGVFLDGVDVTTTPLHKRAQMGIGYLPQESSIFKDLSVEENLLLGAELIYKDKAECAQKVEEVLNQLNIEPIRERKGVSLSGGERRRCEIARSLMITPKFLLLDEPFAGVDPIAVSDIQNIVRELKEYGIGVLITDHNVRETLAICDRAYVMRSGELLASGTAKDVANDKNVRTHYLGEDFKLLE; the protein is encoded by the coding sequence GTGCATAAGTTACAGATAAAAGAGCTAAAAAAAATGATTAAAAAAACAGATATTATAAAAGGAATTTCACTTGAAATTCAAAGCGGGGAGGTTGTTGGGCTTCTTGGTCCAAATGGAGCGGGAAAGACGACTACTTTTTATATGATTTGTGGACTTATAAGTCCAAGTAGCGGAGGCGTGTTTTTAGATGGTGTCGATGTTACAACCACTCCGCTTCACAAAAGGGCTCAGATGGGGATAGGGTATTTGCCTCAGGAGAGCAGTATCTTTAAGGATTTGAGCGTAGAGGAAAATTTGCTTTTGGGTGCAGAGCTTATATATAAAGATAAAGCAGAATGCGCACAAAAGGTTGAAGAGGTGCTAAATCAATTAAACATAGAGCCCATCCGTGAGCGTAAGGGCGTTAGTCTTAGCGGTGGAGAGAGAAGGCGCTGTGAGATAGCACGAAGCCTTATGATAACGCCTAAATTTTTACTTCTTGATGAGCCATTTGCTGGAGTCGATCCTATAGCTGTTAGCGATATACAAAACATAGTTAGAGAACTTAAAGAGTATGGTATCGGAGTGTTGATAACTGATCACAATGTCCGCGAAACACTTGCGATATGTGATAGAGCTTATGTTATGCGAAGTGGCGAGCTACTTGCTAGCGGTACAGCAAAGGATGTAGCAAATGATAAAAATGTACGCACTCACTATCTTGGTGAAGACTTCAAGCTTTTAGAGTAG
- a CDS encoding RNA-binding S4 domain-containing protein, whose product MRVDKFLNVVNITKRRSVSEDMCKNGVVSINDVVAKPSKDVKIGDKITIKFLVKEVSYQVLAIPETKSIPKSAQSEYVKEL is encoded by the coding sequence ATGAGAGTAGATAAATTTTTAAATGTAGTAAATATCACTAAGCGAAGAAGTGTAAGTGAAGACATGTGCAAAAACGGTGTTGTGAGTATAAATGATGTAGTGGCAAAACCTAGCAAAGATGTAAAGATAGGAGATAAGATAACGATAAAATTTTTAGTTAAAGAGGTGAGTTATCAGGTTTTAGCTATCCCAGAAACAAAATCCATACCAAAATCAGCCCAAAGCGAGTATGTAAAAGAGCTATGA
- the tsaE gene encoding tRNA (adenosine(37)-N6)-threonylcarbamoyltransferase complex ATPase subunit type 1 TsaE, with protein sequence MKITAKLDEIYKIAELLPRQGIVILQGNLASGKTTLVKEIARLHGLTQEITSPTFSVMQSYEDRIFHYDIYQNGIDALLTNGLFENLLQDGLHLVEWGDERLENLLKKYELKYIKVIIKTIENTREYEVVCA encoded by the coding sequence ATGAAGATAACGGCAAAGCTAGATGAAATTTATAAGATAGCAGAGCTTTTGCCAAGGCAGGGGATTGTGATCTTGCAAGGAAATTTGGCTAGTGGCAAGACTACATTGGTTAAGGAAATTGCTAGGTTGCATGGACTAACCCAGGAGATTACTTCGCCTACTTTTAGCGTTATGCAAAGCTATGAGGATAGAATTTTTCATTATGATATTTATCAAAATGGCATAGATGCACTTTTAACAAATGGTTTGTTTGAAAATTTACTTCAAGATGGGCTTCATTTGGTAGAGTGGGGCGATGAGAGGCTGGAAAATTTATTAAAAAAATATGAGTTAAAATACATAAAAGTTATTATAAAAACGATAGAAAATACGAGAGAATACGAGGTAGTTTGTGCATAA
- a CDS encoding argininosuccinate synthase, producing MKKEVKKVVLAYSGGLDTSIILKWLQDEYKCEVVTFTADIGQGEELEPARKKALSLGIKPENIFIDDLREEFVRDFVFPMFRANAVYEGEYLLGTSIARPLIAKRQAEIAKLVGADGVSHGATGKGNDQVRFELGYYALGDNLTIIAPWREWDLNSREKLLAYAEKNGISIEKKPGKSPYSMDANLLHISYEGLVLENPANAPEKDMWRWTVDPKDAPNESEIIEIGYEKGDPVSINGKKMSAAEILTELNRLGAKHGIGRLDIAENRSVGMKSRGCYETPGGTIMLKAHRAIESITLDRGAAHLKDEIMPKYAELVYNGYWWSPERLMLQALIDKSQESVNGSVRVELYKGNVIILGRDSKTDNLFNEAFSTFEEDSVYDQKDADGFIKLNALRFIIGKKAGRDFSK from the coding sequence ATGAAAAAAGAGGTTAAAAAAGTAGTTTTGGCTTATTCTGGTGGGCTAGATACGAGCATTATCTTAAAGTGGCTTCAAGATGAGTATAAGTGCGAAGTTGTGACATTTACGGCTGACATCGGACAGGGCGAAGAGCTAGAGCCAGCACGCAAGAAAGCACTAAGTCTTGGCATAAAACCTGAAAATATCTTTATTGATGATTTGCGTGAAGAATTTGTTCGTGATTTTGTATTTCCTATGTTTAGAGCAAATGCTGTTTATGAGGGCGAGTATCTACTAGGCACATCGATAGCTAGACCGCTTATCGCAAAGAGACAAGCCGAAATAGCTAAGCTAGTTGGCGCTGATGGCGTAAGTCACGGTGCGACTGGCAAGGGTAACGATCAAGTTCGCTTTGAGCTAGGATACTACGCACTAGGTGATAATCTAACCATCATCGCTCCATGGCGCGAATGGGATCTAAATAGCCGTGAAAAGCTGCTCGCGTATGCTGAGAAAAATGGCATTTCGATCGAGAAAAAACCAGGTAAAAGTCCCTACTCTATGGACGCAAATTTACTTCACATAAGCTACGAGGGTCTTGTGCTTGAAAACCCAGCAAACGCACCAGAAAAGGATATGTGGCGCTGGACGGTTGATCCAAAAGATGCGCCAAATGAGAGCGAGATCATCGAGATAGGGTACGAAAAAGGCGATCCTGTAAGCATAAATGGCAAAAAAATGAGTGCAGCTGAAATTTTAACCGAGCTAAACCGCCTAGGCGCAAAGCACGGTATCGGTCGCCTTGACATCGCAGAAAACCGCTCAGTTGGCATGAAAAGTAGAGGCTGCTACGAAACACCGGGTGGCACGATAATGCTAAAAGCTCACAGAGCCATCGAAAGTATCACGCTTGATAGGGGTGCTGCTCACCTTAAAGATGAGATCATGCCAAAATACGCCGAGCTAGTTTATAACGGCTACTGGTGGTCGCCTGAGCGCCTTATGCTTCAGGCACTTATCGACAAGAGCCAAGAGAGCGTAAATGGTAGCGTTCGCGTTGAGCTTTACAAGGGCAATGTCATAATTTTAGGTCGCGATAGCAAGACGGATAATCTTTTCAACGAGGCATTTAGCACATTTGAAGAAGATAGCGTTTATGATCAAAAAGATGCGGACGGCTTTATCAAACTAAATGCGCTTAGATTTATCATCGGCAAAAAAGCGGGACGAGATTTTAGTAAATAA
- a CDS encoding alpha/beta hydrolase: protein MVKIFIFLIIACVEIFAKPSQVIEPINDSAYKYFDINSTIMQSKSGRVYKIFTALAKDKNNVKNVLFMTDGNAQFSMLLNAFKPSEHQNPPLIIAIGYDTNLAYDKSLRTYDLTPFASGDEYKDGGGADEFYGFIRETLLPFVKKNFEVKNAKYSLYGHSFGGLFTLFSMLKGNEMFDNYFIASPSLWWGESSIIKDVLRDGKISNKLNVKFVRVSVGELEKRKGKTDKPGTINAKQLTQILRDSGVECEFIFYKGQTHGGVIPLGLRDTLKYLSK, encoded by the coding sequence ATGGTAAAAATATTTATATTTTTGATAATAGCATGTGTTGAAATTTTTGCTAAACCTAGTCAGGTTATCGAGCCTATAAATGATAGCGCGTATAAATATTTTGACATAAATTCGACTATCATGCAAAGTAAAAGCGGTAGAGTATATAAAATTTTTACCGCTCTTGCAAAGGATAAAAACAATGTTAAAAATGTCTTATTTATGACTGATGGAAACGCTCAGTTTTCAATGCTTTTAAACGCTTTTAAGCCAAGCGAGCATCAAAATCCACCACTTATCATAGCTATCGGATATGATACAAATTTGGCTTATGATAAAAGTCTTAGAACATATGATCTCACACCATTTGCTAGCGGTGATGAGTATAAAGATGGTGGTGGAGCGGATGAATTTTATGGATTTATTCGTGAGACATTATTACCTTTTGTAAAGAAAAATTTTGAAGTAAAAAACGCTAAGTATAGCCTATATGGTCACTCTTTTGGCGGTCTTTTTACGCTTTTTTCGATGCTAAAAGGCAATGAGATGTTTGATAACTACTTCATAGCATCGCCATCGCTTTGGTGGGGAGAGTCAAGTATCATAAAAGATGTCTTAAGAGATGGAAAAATATCAAACAAATTAAATGTAAAATTTGTAAGAGTAAGTGTCGGAGAGCTTGAAAAAAGAAAGGGCAAAACTGATAAGCCAGGCACTATAAATGCAAAACAATTAACTCAAATTTTAAGAGATAGCGGAGTGGAGTGTGAGTTTATTTTTTACAAAGGTCAAACTCATGGTGGAGTAATACCACTGGGGTTAAGAGATACATTAAAATATCTATCAAAATAA